ATGTGTGATCCTGTAATTGACGAGCATTTCCGGCGTTCACTAGGCGATGACTACATGAacttatttaagaaaaacaacCCAGAAGTCGCCCCGCCAGCGCCTAAGCCTAACATGAAGGATCGCGCTAGCAGCCCCATACAGTTTAAGACTGAAGAACTACCAAAACCCGCAAAAATCATTGCAATGGAGGTAGACGACGCTAGTATGTCTGTAGATGATCACTTTGCAAAAGCTCTCGGAGATACCTGGAGGCAAATACAAACTTCGAGGTTAAAAGACAATGAAAAAATACAGACGGTGAGCAAGGGTGGCGTCGACGACCACTTCAGCAAAGCCCTCGGCGACACGTGGAAACAAATACAGTCGTCCAAACTTAACTTAGATACAGATAACGAGAAGCCTAAAGATCAAACGACGAAAATTATTTCAAGGAGCGGAGTGGTAATATAATAACGGTAGTTAAGCCGCTGGGTGGTTCGGTTTACGGCCTTGTAAAATTTACGAGGCATTTTCATGATACTAACTGGAGTATCAATAAATTCCCACTTGTTTTACATAAAGAAagctattattttgataatggGTACGGATCGTGTGCcagtttttaagtttatattcaAATCGGAATCCATGACAATTCTGTTACCTTAGGTTTTgggtaatatttttgtattgttatttaattgtaaatgatATATAAATAGTCAATTAGTCACCAGTTACACATTGTAAGTTATTACCTCAATACGAGCGCTTTTGCACAATTCACTAATAGTTGTAAGATAGTGTTGTAAATAATAGTCATTGTATGGTTGATGAACGGAGTACGAGTATGGTGGTCGTGTTTACATGTGTTTGGACTAACTATGTTTCACTTCGACATTTAATGTTCCTCGTGTAaaagtatgtgtgtatgtgtaagTAAAACTTCGAATGCATTGTAACGAAACCCCATCGAAATTTTGCGTCAAATGTTCtgtcgaaataaaaaataattatttgttttgatatattGTAATTAGGAAGTATAATGTcgactttatttttgtaagaaacttGATATAATGattgtttaaacaaatgtttacgAAGCTTGCTGGGAAAAATAATAGCACCGCTATACTCTTTTATAACGTTAATTGTGACTTACATTGTATAATCGCTCAATACCAGTCTAACTGAATGTTGTACTATTAATATTAAGCTTTTAAGAATTGTTCGATAATATCAATGTAACTTAACCTCTATGaggtgtttattatttttctcaccAATTTCTAACTTgtgaattgttttaataatacgaCAGGCAGCTGGCTGCCGTCGTAGCATCCTACGACttagttatataaaatgtactttggtttgtatgtaaataacgTTTTCCTATTTATGCACTGTAATTTAAGTATAATGTCGTTAAACACGAGCAAATACACATAGCCTTTAAAATTATGCGTTTTATTCTCTCACTAATAGATTTTTCTTCGACGTATTTTGGTACTTAATACAATTACTTTCACTGACTCGAATTCGTATCCTCGAATAGTCGAATAAAGATAGCGTATTCAGAACTTGCTGAATTAGCCAAATTAAAATCAGTTGCATACGAAAAAATCTATTATGATTGTGTGTAACGTCGAAACATAAGTTAGAAGGTGGATCCTGcggaaattataaaataacacagagACATAACAAGATGCTACCCACTGACATGGATAGAATAATTGTGTAGGAGCTAAGCAGATACTGTGTAGTTTTCATCAAACTCTGTCTTACttggtaaattaaatttaatctatTGTATTCTACAGAACTTCGTGGAAAGTATTCAATAAAACCatttatataatgaaaataaaaatttaacgaGCTAGAAATGTTCCCTTCTTAAACTTTCCAAGAATACCAAAGTAATACTCATTCAACAAGAAATATTACGGAGTTTCTTTTGCTTTACGCTCGATTTTCTTTATGGGCTGTAACACAAGCCAGCTTAAGAAAgtcttttattacaataaaccGAGGAGAACGTGCGACTTAGAATTACTGCAGTTGAGAAATATGAGGTAGGAACGAAGATAGATGCAATTGGATCTTTCTAATCTGtactaagtaatattaaaaagaaccGTATAGTGCTTTTATCCTTTCTTAATTGGCACGTAAGTAGTTGTTTGGAATTACAAGCTGGATTTGAAATAATATCCAAGGTAAATTGAGTACACATTTTATGCacgaggaaggctatatttGAACCTATATTTATATCCATCCTCACAACGcaacctatttatttatttatctgtgaAAGTGAAATAATCATCATCTATTCGACAAAAACTGCATGGCACAGCTACTTAATACAACACGTATTAAACACTTTATATTTcgttttagttaaacaactaaaACTATATCAATTTAGGATAATAACCAGCGATTTTATCCCAGATTAATTAGTCCAGAGATCCCGAGAGAACAACATGGCATTTCAACGAATTACGCACATGTGTGCGCAAAACAATCAACAACCTAATGACTGAAACGTGcgaataaatatatattttatatacataagtacGTACAAGTATATAAAagcctgtatgacaacatgtatggatggtAATGAGGCAAGGGCAAAAAAGGcaatgtttgtaaggatcgtagcaaatCGCGTTTTTTTATGTGTCTTCCCGTTTGTAGAAAAAGGCGTGtttcatgtatgtatggatacttttataataacatagtaggtacctaaataagGTAAATGTATAGTAAAGTGTACTGAAACAGATTGAGGTACGAATTGTTACGTTAACATGCCTTAATCACAATTCTTAGATGGCGTCTTCAAGTTTTATCCCAATCTGATTATTCTCCATTAAAAAATCTACACCTACCTATAGGTAAGTACAGTTTGTGTTTTACGTTAAAGGGGACATTACGTCTAAGTAGAAGTTACGGGCACCAATTACATCTAGCAGGTTCCCTGTCCCCATACAATCCACTTTTTTCTATCGTATATGTCCCActctttttttgtagtaaattgttgaaataatttgataaatcactgtagttttatttgatttgctaATCAAGAGGATGTACTCCATACGTCCCAATACTAAAAATGTGCATTAACCTTCTACGTCCATTTAAAAAAGGGGCATTAAGTTGGCTCTAAATTTGATCATATGTGATTCATGAACGTACAATccttgttacaaaatatgtccCATGAATCACATATGATTCATGGGACAGGGAACCTGCTAGCTAGGAAACaaactatttattgtttttttaagatagATACTGCCGTAATAGTTTTGTATGTAAGTAGATGTGACATCTACTATGCCGAACGTTGTCaattatgttttgaatttatACTTCGGTACAAGGGATAGTTTTGAAATCAACTTAAATAATAcgacaaaaataacaaatacccCGTATCATCAATAATGatgacgaataaaattattacatgatGCACATGGGTATTTCGTACcgagtaaaaaatactaaatctATGTATATGGTGACAAACTATAGGAAAATTACTATCTGAGATGGGTGCAAACAGTTTTTCttaatcttttaaatatatacttagtttaaaatgtcgatagctaacAACAGCAATAAAAGCAATACCTAGAGTTCttcaaaagataaaacaaaatacacccacagctaaataaataataactaacagTTAATTAGAGAGCTCTTGTATTGTCGTCTAttctattttcatcaaaaataacaATCGTTATTTTCGTCACATTTAAGAAATCCTCTACGAAAATAGCCAGACACAAATACACTACCCTTTTTTTCATCGTGGGCGTTCAAGGTTactaagacaaataaataatctctatgaaataaacaataattatttcttattgaagatttattatatactttgttTCGATGGTCAACAATCACCTCCAAGTAGGTACTTGAGCAAAGATATTATTTCCATTGTTCAATACCAACTTCCTGCTCAAGACGTTTTCCGGATAGGCAAATATTCTTGATTTTTTTCCATACTATCTGCCATATAAAGAATTCTATATTACGTAGGGATAAGTCCTGTTTTATGTGAAAGTAAAGGAAGCATTTTTTAATAGGATACCATTTTGGTAGAGTCGTGATGATCACCTACCTTTTCGACaaactattaggtcgggaaaaaagtcttttcgcattatagtatttatgaacttgtaataaaatctttgctctacacaaaaaagctcgatatttcgTAGCTCACGagctcattgaaagaaacctaatgaaccgtgtactcatttgtcattcttgaagccaaagagattttactacaagttcatactAATATTTCCAATGTTAGCGTCtgactaataaacgtcgtgtaagctttgattagttataggtacagtgttttgtcactttcaattatttttgaaacactCCATGTGAGAAGGTAAAAAGTGCTACGATCAATTTATTCTTGGTTCAGCCAATGGTGGTAGTGTGTTTTAACACGAATAAGGAGCGGTTGTAAGCAGACTAACTTTACTGCAGCGAATCTCAATTTAGACCAGTTGTAACCGCCGAAGGCTAGTTAGGGCAATTCAAATCGAGGGGTTGCTTGTTGCTTAgttgtattatattttgagATGCAATCACCCTCGGGTTATTTGTAATCTAACGGTTTTTGAGCGTGCTATTTTAACTACGTATTTACATAGCCGAGTTGAGAGTGAAGGCAAAGCaggtatacaataaaaaatatattcaaaacagAGTAGgacattcataaaaatatttttaacgattAATATCCACTTTATTTCTacagtaaacaataaataacaacatgatatatctatattttatacctacgttatgaaaataacttttacagGTGCCTCCattattaagtaagtaggtacaataatGTAAGCGGCTCCAATAAATACTTTAACCAAGTTTCCGTATTACATAGATATTATTCAAAAGTCGTTTAAAAGTTATTGTCTCGGTATCAAAGTATTCGGTATAAAGAGTTCTTCGAAGTATGTTTAGCATACCTTTATACTTGAACATtctgttaaataataaattatactctgataaatatagaaaaataagaaaaactaaGTAAGTAACGATACTTTTTTTCCTACGTATACTCTAATTCCAAGATtagctaaatatatttatttttccattccaattaggttttttatttataacattttgctCGTAATTAATCATAGCTACAGCCTGCCTCGTTAATATACAGCCTGTATGCTAACAGCAAGTGCTAGACCTTTATAAAAATGACTAATGATTGTGTTTTACATTACCAACCTActcgttaaataaattaaaaagtgtcGTGCCTTTTTCACCGGGACGGGTTATTTATGTCTATTTAATATGGTTTTACTGTTATGTTAACAATCTACTAAGTCTTATCAGTATTTGTCTGTTGTTGTTTTTCGAAAGAAAAGCCATGTTTCAAACAACACAAAAAGTATCTGACTGTAAACAAGCAATTCCGCGTACTTGTTCCACCTACTCAAAAATGAGTActtcaaaagaaaatgtttcttGTCGAATATTCCGTCGATCGTAACAgttgtattacaattttattcacgACTTCAGGCAAATGTCGTCGCGCAGGAAACTACCATGACGTAACATATGTCTTTGTGAGTCGACTATTATGTATCAATGTACAACGTCTCATGAAAAAGAGGTGTTTATGTGGAAGCCGTcttatttctttattgtatcaacttgtgtattttattatgttgaatTGTTATCGTAACTAGGCAGTGGAAGAGAGAATTAAACCTACTTATTCGAAGATATTTATACCTTAATGAACACTGTGAAATCTCGTACAGTACATGCAACTGTTAGATAAATATCTACTAGGTAAGTACCCAAATCATAAAAATTCTTCACTATTTGTGGTAATTTTTATCATGGTTGATTCAATTACTCCTAGAGATAAAACTCCACTCATATGAATCTCGTTTTCACGTGAAACAtctaataacaacaaataaataaaacgaaaccaTTTATTTTCCAAACAAAACTCATACAGAACCTCTccatttaactaaaataataaaatctaataccTAGACCTGTTTAATTAATTCAACAAAGGTTTTATCAAAGTCGTATCTAGCCTTGCGCCACGTTCCCTGGGTCACCTTTACCCGTATCGTAAAAGTAACATATTCGCATTAGTTTTTACGTCAGCCAATAGCTTTGATCCCTTCACGTACTAATAACAATTACTGTATGGCACGCTTCACAAGTCTATTGATCACTTCACTGCTCCCAGAGGGCATACTGGGGCTAAACAAGGCCTTTATACGTATAAGcactaaacataaaatacaaagcatacataactaaatatagtgaaaaaatacagcaaaaatattaatttggaGGACATCAATTTCAGTTCCAAGCAATTTTCCAGCATGATTTAATCTTCTGCTTCGATGAACGTCCAAATTCGAGCACTGAATTCGAATGGTGCTAGAGAACTTTACTCTATCCACACACTCGAATACAGTTGTCAAATTATGGATTATGATGTTCTCTTCTTGTTCAGTTGCCAGACTTCTCAACATAGATTACTGCTCGAGTTCCAAGCTTCCACGATTATCTTCCCTCGCAAGCAACCTAATTTACTTCTACGGCTTCCTTGTAAGACATCGAATCAGCAACGGATATTACCtgtaacatacaaaaaatatttcagcgaTTACTTCAACATCTTTCATAATTGAAATTGCCTAcggtttaaaacattataatgtatTCATACTCAAACTGGCAGTCCGGGAAAATTGCTGaaacattttagaaaatgtCGCAAAGCCAATATCCGGCAACGGAAACTATTTCTTGATTAGAGATTACATGCTTGTACGTACCTACTCATAGCATTGATACTTATTATACTTGAAGCACGCCAATATGAGTATCATGTCGGAGACAAGAAATAACTTCAGAAGAACTTTGTAGTGCTGTTATGAAATTGGACGATGACGTAAATggatatttaatatattgtattttccttttttgttCGAAAGATGGCGTAACCGTCCCCAACAGGCTAcactttaaattaaacataagaGCGTCACATATTTAAACCTTATTAGGGCAATTGTTCTAGTTCGCGCAGTTCTCTAATCATACGACATATTAATGTCTAAGTAAATACAATCATCACataaaaagtataacaaaatGCGCTAGGTATAATAGAGCGGTAATGATTTCTACGAAGAGGAGTAGCGTGTCAATTGATATCTATAAAAAGAAACATGTTGCGGGCCACGTGCCACATCGCATCTGATTGCTATTGACATTTGACACGAGCCGTCCTCAGAGGGCCGCTGAACGCTTTCATTATTTACGTCTAGTGTACCTGTCCGGCGGTGTATCGATCGCGCaccgccgccccgcgccgcgccccgaCCGCCACGATCCCGTCACAACTgactaaatatgaaaataattggTTCACGTGTGTCTAATACGATTATGACACGGTACTAGAGCTGAACTTGAACGGTGTAGTAATTCGTAAAAGCGAAACTAGGCTACTGTTAAAACCCACCTAACTACCATTACGACTATTTAAATTAGGCGAAACCGTTATGAATGGATATAATTCATAAACACCCTGTCGACTGcacattttatagaaatagacTTCACTTTGGTGAACAACACGCGATTCGTTCATGATACATTTTGGATGTGAATTGAGTTGAGTGTCGGGCGATAAATTAGGTCAATATCATAACGCGAGAAAATTTGGACCATGATATTGAATCACGATATAACCTTATTTCTTCATTTCAACGTCGAACTCATGAATAATTGTCGCACATAAAACGATCAATTAGGTATGCATTAAAAATCTCTTAATCAGTTTACCCTCTGTCCTGAATTTTTAAACTAAGGTCAATGGAGAACGAAGTAGAAATTGATTATTCATGAACATTTCAAAGTTAAAATAGGAATGTACGACTAGAAAACGTGTGGAGTGAACAGCATAAATTTGGGGTAGGCAGTGTTAGTTACATAcctagtaggtatatttatatcTACGAATTGTGAACCTATTTACGAGCAAGTGTAAAGTAGGCATTCACTAAACGTGATCCGGCACCCGATGACTGGTACAATCCCTCTTTGTGTATTCAGGGCTAAAACGCAAAGGACTATTTTGCTTTCTTTTCATTGTAGaactttcattaaaatttccccttttatttatgtaagcaTTTTAGTACCTTACTGTTGGTGCCGCgcagttattttataaacaagtaaGAGAATGTGCGAGTAAAATGAATGTAATAACAAATAAGTAGGAAAATCAGTGAGGAAAATGCGCCTTTCAGATTCTCACGGTCTCAATAACGTCATTTAATAATAGAGTGTTATGTCTCGTGCGAGTTTTGTTCGCGTCGCGATCTGAACAAGACCTTCATCACCGTCAGATTCTTAGTGCACGTTAGCGGACGTACAGTAATAAGAGTACCTCTTGATTATACCACCCAAACGAAGTGATTTTACCAAGGAGCGTATTGATTTATAATCGGTAAATAAACTTCTCAAATAGTCAatggtaagtacataaaattcaatttattttatgttgtatCCTATgtcaatattgtttaaattacgCTTTTACACTGTTTAAAACACTCGCGGATTGTAAGTAGTGATCTCACTGCACTGCTGACAGTATACTGATGCTGGTTATCCAGAGATAGTTATTTAAAGCATAGAGTTGTTCCGCGCGAAGGGTCCAGGACAATTAGGTGGGCGCATCCCGTCGCGAGCTGCCGGCCTGCACACAAAGCCTGTAAGGGGATACTTCCTCTAACAAAGGTTTCAGTCGGTTCTAGCGACGTTCTAGTCCGACGCTAACATGAATAGAACCTCTCTACAATAACCACACTTGAGTTCTTTTAATCTCCTCAACTCtctttgtcattttaaaatgttagaaATGAAGTAGAAATTTCggtgagaaaataaaaatatacattccGAACTTATCTCGTGTGTCTACATCCTACCTACTCTACCCAGGTTTTCACTCAAGCAGACAACTTATTTGTAAGCAGACTTTGTGAGTCCCACCTGTAGCATAATTTTCTTGGAAATATTGGATATCTAAGGCTGCCAAAAATAGGCTTAGCGATGGCAGGTCTATAATCCATTGACGTGAATCCCGAAAGGATAGTACGTGTAGGTACTGTCGTAAAAGCCCAGTACTGAAGTAAGCGTTTTAGGTGAGATAAAGATGGAAAAGCTTTTCTAAGTATTTTCACGTGCTCAATCCATTTTTCATCAAGTTTAAGGCGTACAACAAACacactaaaaataaagtgttttttaatgaatttcaaCAAACAGTAAGTAGATAAATCCTCAGAAAACCAATGCGGGTTTTGGAAATAACATTTACTCTCTAATAAATAATGGAAAAGGCGGCTTTAGATGCTTTACCGAAGAGTTATTCCGACATTCATACATTCTTAATATCCAATTCGCGTTCCAATAATCGAATAAACAGGTACTGCTAACTGAATAGAAAGAACAAATAAGTAATTCCTACTACCAAATGTAATTAATTCTTGATGGACGAGTCACAGCGTTGGAggtaatttacttaatattgtCTAATGAAGATGTAACAAGTTGGATCTTCACATTATGAAGCTTCTTTTTTACATGCCATTAAGCATAGGTGAGTAttgaattatattgtaatacatTTACACCTTTGTAGACTagttacttaattactttttattctgATCATAAAAATCTCTCAAGCGTTGTACTTATTAATGTTTAAGCTATAAAACgattaaagaaaatacataaaatatttaacttttaagtagtagaataaataaatacggaGGAATATAATCCCCATTGTGAGCAGCCCATCGAGGCGCCAGGCTTTGTCATTTGATGCTACAGATCTCGTTGCGTCGGGATCTACCGTTATGAATAGAAATTGTAAGGCGTcatattttctattcaatataactttattttaaatattatatacgaATATAGCATATTATGTCGAACGACTTgctaatttatataattttcgttatttattccgtttttttttaaagatattatttaagaaattacaGGTATGTCTATCTGATTATCTAAGTAACAATCTGTCCAAATATATAATTCTCTGAATAAAGAGATGCATACGTGTTCTTTTTAAACGGTTTGAAAATGTTCTCTACATTCCTTATGTATGTAGTAGACTCTCGTTTGAATGcgatgaaaatttaatttggcTGTTACACAGGCTTTTAGAGCGTAATGTGATTGTTAAAAAGCGTTTAAATAGCCTCATTTACCTAAATGGATATTGTTACTGATGGAAGTTTAACTCCAGAGGTGGTCGGGAACAATAAAGTGAAGATTGCATACAGGTGCCAAGACATACAGCTGTATCTTGGAATAAGCACTTTATGTAGTCTATCACAAGAAATATAATGCCCTGTTGGACTTCACTTTGACGGCGACGTTGGAGGAATAGTTCCATTCATTCATTGCTGTAAATACCCTGGAATATAGGTCGCTTAACTGCATCAAGTAGCTGAATGGCTATTTAACAAAGTAGGTTTCCAAGTCTGCGAAAGTGGTGAAGTCTTCAAGGGGACCGAACTTACTGCTGCAGTCTAGTTACAAACTGTGCCTATTACAATGTATTTGATTAACTAATTCTGGATAAAATATAGTATCTTATTAATAGTTTTTCAAGTAATGTGTAGAGCTATTTGCCTTTGAAgataagaaaacaataaaataactcgcttaatattttaccaaaaatggaaacctgtgcctcgattctctactactatcgactaccgacaaccgaactgtcatcgagaaattttgtatgaaaatctgatcagcgcctctgacgggtgtcgtaggacacattttggcagtacattctaaatgtcaaattttcgatagctagccggttgtcggtagtcgatcgtggtagagaatcgaggtactggtacAATCTATATTACTTAATGTCGGAGTCCACTATCTCAGTACTTCATTAACAATGGTTTACAAATCGTATCCAATCTTAGTTTCAGCCTCATTCTTAGTTTAGACATTTTCTCATTCCTTTTAACGCACTGTTCCGGAGATGATTCACCATTTAGATCCCTAATTGACCATATGAACTTATTTCAATACACTAGTGTCTAGAACCTTCAACTAACGCAACGATTTTCGCATATCTCACCAATACGGGATGGATCAAcctattcacatttttttattaaagacaaaCTGTGAAAAGAGCGATCAATAATTCGTTAAATGATATTTGTTGTTCGATTTGTCTCGTTACTGAAGCATTGGTGTGAAAATGAAACTATCCAACGCTCAATCAACCTACATTCTCTCGTCTGGCTAAATGAGAATCACAGAAAGATCCAATATTGATAAGAATGGGTCGATAATAAGTGCTTGTTTATTGAAAAGACTACATACAAGGTTATGGAGCAGACAATATCGTTACTGCATGGAAAAAATAATCGGGAATccatttatctatttttttttataataccaACAATTTTCCGTCGACAATAATCGTCACACAATCTATATCATTTCTATATACCTTTTTATTCACTAA
The genomic region above belongs to Anticarsia gemmatalis isolate Benzon Research Colony breed Stoneville strain chromosome 5, ilAntGemm2 primary, whole genome shotgun sequence and contains:
- the Tgi gene encoding tondu-domain-containing Growth Inhibitor isoform X3, which translates into the protein MLREKPEETPSTASSGESEGDRTLSPEAPRAQPKELTGKWRRERRSTRLPDYRPRENGKMALRSQSFNERRSVASVARAQPHSDGEFSDETEDAPANLAINGKRAPPEYPGGKNEAPIDMRLRARPAPPPYTRPSVITKSDTPPGSMSMCDPVIDEHFRRSLGDDYMNLFKKNNPEVAPPAPKPNMKDRASSPIQFKTEELPKPAKIIAMEVDDASMSVDDHFAKALGDTWRQIQTSRLKDNEKIQTVSKGGVDDHFSKALGDTWKQIQSSKLNLDTDNEKPKDQTTKIISRSGVVI